In the Flagellimonas sp. HMM57 genome, one interval contains:
- the aceA gene encoding isocitrate lyase, giving the protein MEKKEKVQALLTDWMVNPRWKGVERPYTAEEVIKLRGSYEIDYSIARLGAEKFWKQLNSKDFVAGLGALTGNQAIQEVEAGLEAIYLSGWQVAADANLAGEMYPDQSLYPANSVPMVVKRINNALLRADQIQTVNETEDKKDYLVPIIADAEAGFGGNLNAFELMKSMIESGAAGVHFEDQLSSAKKCGHLGGKVLVPTQEAINKLIAARLASDVMGVPTLIIARTDADAANLLTSDIDERDHEFVTGERSPEGFFYVKNGLGQGINRGLSYAPFADLIWLETSTPDLEQARKFAEGIHKKYPGKMLAYNCSPSFNWASKLSTKEMETFREELAGMGYKFQFITLAGFHALNTSMFELSKAYKEKGMAGYSELQEREFALQKYGFKAVKHQGFVGTSYFDEVQDVITSGKSSTVAMKGSTETAQF; this is encoded by the coding sequence ATGGAAAAAAAGGAGAAAGTCCAAGCATTACTTACGGATTGGATGGTAAACCCAAGGTGGAAAGGTGTTGAAAGACCTTATACGGCTGAAGAGGTCATTAAATTAAGGGGTTCTTATGAAATAGATTATTCTATTGCTAGATTGGGGGCCGAAAAATTCTGGAAACAACTCAACAGTAAGGATTTTGTCGCTGGTTTGGGAGCTCTTACAGGTAACCAGGCCATACAAGAAGTAGAGGCTGGGTTAGAAGCAATTTATTTAAGCGGTTGGCAAGTGGCTGCAGATGCGAACTTGGCCGGTGAAATGTACCCGGATCAATCATTGTATCCTGCCAATAGTGTTCCAATGGTGGTTAAAAGAATCAATAATGCACTTTTGCGGGCAGACCAGATTCAAACGGTAAACGAAACCGAGGATAAAAAGGATTATCTAGTACCCATAATCGCAGATGCCGAAGCCGGTTTTGGTGGAAATCTAAACGCTTTTGAATTGATGAAATCCATGATTGAAAGTGGGGCGGCAGGTGTTCATTTTGAAGATCAGCTAAGTTCTGCAAAAAAATGTGGGCATCTAGGTGGGAAAGTATTAGTGCCTACCCAAGAAGCAATCAATAAATTAATTGCGGCCAGGTTGGCTTCGGATGTAATGGGAGTTCCCACTTTGATAATAGCTCGAACAGATGCAGATGCCGCGAATCTACTTACAAGCGATATAGATGAAAGGGATCACGAATTCGTTACAGGGGAACGTTCCCCAGAAGGTTTCTTCTATGTGAAAAATGGCTTGGGACAGGGCATTAATAGAGGATTGAGCTATGCACCGTTCGCAGATTTGATTTGGTTGGAAACCTCTACACCCGATTTGGAACAAGCAAGAAAATTTGCTGAGGGTATTCATAAAAAATATCCCGGTAAAATGTTAGCGTATAACTGCTCACCTTCGTTTAACTGGGCGTCCAAGTTATCTACAAAAGAGATGGAGACTTTTAGGGAAGAATTGGCAGGTATGGGCTATAAATTCCAATTTATAACCTTGGCAGGTTTCCATGCACTGAATACGAGTATGTTCGAGTTGAGCAAAGCATATAAAGAAAAAGGAATGGCAGGCTACTCTGAGTTGCAGGAACGAGAATTTGCTTTACAGAAATATGGTTTTAAGGCTGTTAAACACCAAGGTTTTGTTGGTACCAGTTATTTTGACGAAGTTCAAGATGTTATTACTTCGGGAAAATCAAGTACAGTTGCTATGAAAGGAAGTACCGAGACTGCCCAATTCTGA
- a CDS encoding exonuclease domain-containing protein, whose protein sequence is MYTIIDIETTGNSIKGNKITEISIFKFDGEKIVDEFTSLVNPQSPIPYFITGLTGIDDQMVRDAPTFATIAEKVHQITKDCIFVAHSVNFDYGVIKEEFRQIGVDFIRKKLCTVRLSRNLIPGLHSYSLGKLCSAINIPLEDRHRARGDAHATVLLFKKLINTPNAQDTFKKFLNSRSQEATLPPHLPKSVFNSIPQKPGVYHFKNQKEEIIYVGKANNLKKRVLSHFYDKSNREIKMCSETANIDFKLSGSELVALLMESTDIKAYYPIYNRAQKRNVKQYAIFTYEDRKGVMHLAYNSSKAVPRPLKVFYNQTDCRAYLEELCKIFALCPKYCHLQETNSPCSHHVLSSCEGICASKEAVTDYNTKVETAISSIKTSQSEVSIIKEKGRSMDENAFILIDSGVYKGYGFIDNQLEVSSAADIEAFIIPQRNTVETDRILNSYLLRKSSAVEKLTVFYN, encoded by the coding sequence TTGTATACCATAATAGACATAGAAACTACGGGAAACAGTATCAAGGGAAATAAGATAACAGAGATTTCCATTTTTAAATTTGATGGTGAAAAAATCGTTGACGAATTCACATCACTTGTAAACCCTCAATCTCCCATTCCCTATTTTATTACGGGGCTTACTGGAATTGATGACCAAATGGTAAGAGATGCCCCAACATTTGCAACAATAGCAGAAAAAGTCCATCAAATTACCAAAGACTGTATTTTTGTGGCACATTCCGTAAATTTTGATTATGGGGTCATTAAAGAAGAATTTAGGCAAATTGGTGTAGATTTTATCCGAAAAAAGCTTTGTACGGTTCGCTTGTCTAGAAATCTGATTCCAGGCCTACATTCTTATAGCTTGGGCAAGTTATGTTCGGCTATAAATATTCCTTTGGAAGATAGACATAGGGCCAGAGGGGATGCACATGCTACAGTTTTGCTTTTCAAAAAACTGATAAATACCCCGAATGCCCAAGATACCTTTAAAAAATTCCTGAATTCAAGAAGTCAAGAAGCAACCTTACCGCCACACTTACCAAAATCCGTTTTTAACAGTATTCCTCAAAAACCGGGAGTCTATCATTTCAAAAATCAGAAAGAGGAGATTATTTACGTGGGCAAAGCAAACAACCTCAAAAAAAGGGTTTTGAGCCATTTTTATGACAAGAGCAACAGAGAAATCAAAATGTGCAGTGAAACCGCTAATATCGATTTTAAGCTTTCAGGGAGTGAGTTGGTTGCCCTTTTAATGGAATCAACCGATATAAAAGCATACTATCCCATATACAATAGAGCGCAAAAAAGAAATGTAAAACAATACGCTATATTTACTTATGAAGATCGTAAAGGGGTTATGCACCTAGCCTACAACAGTAGTAAAGCTGTACCCAGACCGCTAAAGGTTTTTTATAACCAGACAGATTGTAGGGCCTATTTAGAGGAACTGTGCAAAATATTTGCATTATGTCCCAAATATTGCCATCTCCAAGAGACCAATTCACCCTGTTCACACCATGTTTTAAGTTCTTGTGAAGGTATTTGTGCTTCCAAAGAAGCTGTAACCGACTATAACACAAAAGTGGAAACTGCTATTTCCAGTATAAAAACTTCACAGTCCGAAGTAAGTATTATCAAAGAAAAAGGTAGGAGTATGGATGAAAATGCATTTATACTTATTGATTCGGGAGTTTATAAAGGATATGGATTTATAGATAATCAGTTAGAAGTTTCGTCTGCTGCCGATATTGAAGCTTTCATAATTCCCCAAAGGAATACCGTTGAAACAGATAGGATATTAAACTCTTATTTATTGAGAAAAAGTAGTGCAGTCGAAAAACTTACTGTTTTCTACAACTGA